A single Saccopteryx bilineata isolate mSacBil1 chromosome 7, mSacBil1_pri_phased_curated, whole genome shotgun sequence DNA region contains:
- the NT5C3A gene encoding cytosolic 5'-nucleotidase 3A isoform X2, with translation MTNQDSAVHVNMMPEFQKSTVRIKNPTRVEEIICGLIKGGAVKLQIITDFDMTLSRFSYEGKRCPTCHNVIDNCKLVSDECRKKLLQLKEKYYAIEIDPVLTVEEKYPYMVEWYTKSHGLLVEQALPRARIHEIVAESDVKLKEGYENFFYKLQQHGIPVFIFSAGIGDVLEEIIRQAGVYYPNVKVVSNFMDFDDNGVLKGFKGDLIHVFNKHDGALKNTEYFNQLKDNSNIILLGDSQGDLRMADGVANVEHILKIGYLNDRVDELLDKYMDAYDIVLVKDESLDVANSILQKIL, from the exons ATGCCAGAATTCCAAAAAAGTACTGTTCGCATCAAGAACCCTACAAGAGTAGAAGAAATTATCTGTGGTCTGATCAAAGGCGGAGCTGTCAAACTTCAG ATAATAACAGACTTTGATATGACCCTGAGTAGATTTTCCTATGAAGGGAAAAGATGTCCAACATGTCATA aTGTCATTGACAACTGTAAGCTGGTTTCAGATGAATGTCGGAAAAAG ttGCTGCAACTAAAGGAAAAGTATTATGCTATTGAAATTGATCCTGTTCTTACTGTTGAAGAGAAATACCCTTATATGGTAGAATG GTACACGAAATCACATGGTCTGCTGGTGGAACAGGCTTTACCGAGAGCTAGAATTCATGAAATCGTGGCTGAGTCTGATGTGAAGCTCAA GGAAGGAtatgaaaatttcttttataagCTCCAACAACACGGTATCCCCGTGTTCATATTTTCGGCCGGTATCGGGGACGTCCTGGAGGAGATTATCCGTCAAGCTGGCGTCTATTATCCAAATGTCAAAGTCGTGTCCAACTTCATGGATTTTGATGACAAT GGGGTGCTCAAAGGATTTAAAGGAGATCTAATTCATGTATTCAACAAACATGATGGTGCCTTGAAGAACACAGAGTATTTCAATCAACTAAAAGACAACAGCAACATAATTCTTCTGGGAGACTCCCAGGGAGACTTAAGAATGGCAGATGGAGTAGCCAATGTTGAACACATCTTGAAAATTGGATATCTAAACGACAGA GTGGATGAGCTTTTAGACAAGTACATGGACGCTTACGATATTGTTCTAGTAAAAGATGAATCCTTGGACGTAGCCAACTCGATCTTACAGAAGATTCTGTGA
- the NT5C3A gene encoding cytosolic 5'-nucleotidase 3A isoform X3 — protein MPEFQKSTVRIKNPTRVEEIICGLIKGGAVKLQIITDFDMTLSRFSYEGKRCPTCHNVIDNCKLVSDECRKKLLQLKEKYYAIEIDPVLTVEEKYPYMVEWYTKSHGLLVEQALPRARIHEIVAESDVKLKEGYENFFYKLQQHGIPVFIFSAGIGDVLEEIIRQAGVYYPNVKVVSNFMDFDDNGVLKGFKGDLIHVFNKHDGALKNTEYFNQLKDNSNIILLGDSQGDLRMADGVANVEHILKIGYLNDRVDELLDKYMDAYDIVLVKDESLDVANSILQKIL, from the exons ATGCCAGAATTCCAAAAAAGTACTGTTCGCATCAAGAACCCTACAAGAGTAGAAGAAATTATCTGTGGTCTGATCAAAGGCGGAGCTGTCAAACTTCAG ATAATAACAGACTTTGATATGACCCTGAGTAGATTTTCCTATGAAGGGAAAAGATGTCCAACATGTCATA aTGTCATTGACAACTGTAAGCTGGTTTCAGATGAATGTCGGAAAAAG ttGCTGCAACTAAAGGAAAAGTATTATGCTATTGAAATTGATCCTGTTCTTACTGTTGAAGAGAAATACCCTTATATGGTAGAATG GTACACGAAATCACATGGTCTGCTGGTGGAACAGGCTTTACCGAGAGCTAGAATTCATGAAATCGTGGCTGAGTCTGATGTGAAGCTCAA GGAAGGAtatgaaaatttcttttataagCTCCAACAACACGGTATCCCCGTGTTCATATTTTCGGCCGGTATCGGGGACGTCCTGGAGGAGATTATCCGTCAAGCTGGCGTCTATTATCCAAATGTCAAAGTCGTGTCCAACTTCATGGATTTTGATGACAAT GGGGTGCTCAAAGGATTTAAAGGAGATCTAATTCATGTATTCAACAAACATGATGGTGCCTTGAAGAACACAGAGTATTTCAATCAACTAAAAGACAACAGCAACATAATTCTTCTGGGAGACTCCCAGGGAGACTTAAGAATGGCAGATGGAGTAGCCAATGTTGAACACATCTTGAAAATTGGATATCTAAACGACAGA GTGGATGAGCTTTTAGACAAGTACATGGACGCTTACGATATTGTTCTAGTAAAAGATGAATCCTTGGACGTAGCCAACTCGATCTTACAGAAGATTCTGTGA